A region of Piscinibacter gummiphilus DNA encodes the following proteins:
- a CDS encoding efflux RND transporter permease subunit produces the protein MAKFFIDRPIFAWVIALFILVLGGVSITQLPIAQYPPVAPPSIVVSTAYPGASAQTLEDAVLSVIEREMNGSPGLIYMESVAQADGTGSITLSFQPGTNPDLAQVDVQNRLGRATPRLPAAVTQQGVRVDKSRANFLLFAILSSENPAYDPIALGDYASRNVLPEIQRVAGVGQAQLFGTERAMRVWIDPAKLVGYSLSSADVTNAIRAQNAQVSSGTIGDLPNTKDQAIFATVVVKGQLSNVEQFNEIIVRANADGSTVKIKDVARVELGAQAYATSARLNGEPSTGIGVQLAPTGNAMATAKAVRARLDELQKYFPQGVKYTIPYDSSRFVDISIKQVVETLIEAVVLVFLVMYLFLQNIRYTLIPTIVVPVTLLGTFSVLLALGFSINVLTMFGMVLVIGIVVDDAIVVVENVERIMSEEGLSPLAATRKAMGQISGAIIGITVVLVSVFVPLAFFAGAVGNIYRQFSAVMVTSILFSAFMALSLTPALCATLLKPVEAGHHHEKTGFFGWFNRGFSRTAKGYESFIAKLLRKAARYLIIYAAIIGVVVLLIQRLPTSFLPQEDQGTMLVNVQLPPGATQNRTLDVMKQVEGYILKQPEVQSMVSVLGFSFSGTGQNAALAFITLKDWDERKGAEHQASAIAGRAFGALMGVKDAFIYPLSPPPIPELGTGSGFNFRLQDRGSLGHDALLAARNQLLGMASKSPVLTGVRPDGLEDAPQLQLDIDRQKANALGVPFDSINSAISTALGSIYVNDFPNAGRLQRVVVQADAPTRMQPDDLLRINAVNAKGQPVPLSAFATTKWITGPMQTIRYNGYPTMRITGEAAKGYSSGDAMTEMEKLAAQLPPGFGFEWTGLSREEKLSGSTAVVLFAFSLMAVFLCLAALYESWSIPLAVILVVPLGVLGVLLGGTLFGMSNDVYFKVGLITIIGLSAKNAVLIIEFAKDLHAQGKGLIEATLEAAHLRFRPIIMTSLAFMLGVLPLAIASGAGSAGQRAIGTGVLGGMVTATVLAVLFVPIFFVVVRSIFKGSERQRKKYAHEIDDGSAPALPQGGSHE, from the coding sequence ATGGCCAAGTTTTTCATCGACCGCCCGATCTTCGCGTGGGTGATCGCGCTGTTCATCCTCGTGCTGGGTGGCGTCTCGATCACGCAGCTGCCGATCGCCCAGTACCCGCCCGTCGCCCCGCCGTCGATCGTCGTCTCCACCGCCTACCCCGGCGCGTCCGCCCAGACGCTCGAGGACGCGGTGCTGAGCGTCATCGAACGCGAGATGAACGGTTCGCCGGGCCTGATCTACATGGAGTCGGTCGCGCAGGCGGACGGCACCGGCTCGATCACGCTCAGCTTCCAGCCCGGCACGAATCCGGACCTCGCCCAGGTGGACGTGCAGAACCGCCTCGGCCGCGCCACGCCCCGCCTGCCCGCGGCCGTGACGCAGCAGGGCGTGCGCGTCGACAAGTCGCGCGCCAACTTCCTGCTGTTCGCGATCCTGTCGTCGGAGAACCCGGCGTACGACCCGATCGCCCTCGGTGACTACGCCTCGCGCAACGTGCTGCCCGAGATCCAGCGGGTGGCCGGCGTCGGCCAGGCCCAGCTGTTCGGCACCGAACGCGCGATGCGCGTGTGGATCGACCCGGCCAAGCTCGTCGGCTACAGCCTGTCGTCGGCCGACGTGACCAACGCGATCCGCGCGCAGAACGCCCAGGTGTCGTCCGGCACCATCGGCGACCTGCCGAACACGAAGGACCAGGCGATCTTCGCGACGGTGGTCGTGAAAGGCCAGCTGAGCAACGTCGAGCAGTTCAACGAGATCATCGTGCGCGCGAACGCCGACGGCTCCACCGTGAAGATCAAGGACGTCGCCCGCGTCGAACTCGGTGCCCAGGCCTACGCCACGTCGGCGCGCCTGAACGGCGAACCGTCCACCGGCATCGGCGTGCAGCTCGCCCCGACCGGCAACGCCATGGCCACGGCCAAGGCGGTGCGCGCGCGGCTCGACGAACTGCAGAAATACTTCCCGCAGGGCGTGAAGTACACGATCCCGTACGACAGCTCGCGCTTCGTCGACATCTCCATCAAGCAGGTGGTCGAGACGCTGATCGAGGCCGTGGTGCTGGTGTTCCTCGTGATGTACCTGTTCCTGCAGAACATCCGCTACACCCTGATCCCGACCATCGTCGTCCCGGTGACGCTGCTCGGCACGTTCTCGGTGCTGCTGGCCCTCGGCTTCTCGATCAACGTGCTGACGATGTTCGGCATGGTGCTCGTGATCGGCATCGTGGTGGACGACGCGATCGTGGTCGTCGAGAACGTCGAACGCATCATGAGCGAGGAAGGGTTGTCGCCGCTGGCCGCCACGCGCAAGGCCATGGGCCAGATCTCCGGCGCCATCATCGGCATCACCGTGGTGCTGGTCTCGGTGTTCGTGCCGCTCGCGTTCTTCGCGGGTGCGGTGGGCAACATCTACCGCCAGTTCTCGGCGGTGATGGTGACGTCCATCCTGTTCTCCGCGTTCATGGCGCTGTCGCTGACGCCCGCGCTGTGCGCCACGCTGCTCAAGCCGGTCGAGGCCGGTCACCACCACGAGAAGACCGGCTTCTTCGGCTGGTTCAACCGTGGCTTCTCGCGCACGGCCAAGGGCTACGAGAGCTTCATCGCCAAGCTGCTGCGCAAGGCGGCGCGCTACCTGATCATCTACGCGGCCATCATCGGCGTCGTGGTGCTGCTGATCCAGCGCCTTCCCACGTCGTTCCTGCCGCAGGAAGACCAGGGCACGATGCTCGTGAACGTGCAGCTGCCCCCGGGCGCCACGCAGAACCGCACGCTCGACGTGATGAAGCAGGTCGAGGGCTACATCCTGAAGCAGCCCGAAGTGCAGAGCATGGTCAGCGTGCTGGGCTTCAGCTTCTCGGGCACGGGCCAGAACGCCGCGCTCGCGTTCATCACGCTGAAGGACTGGGACGAGCGCAAGGGCGCCGAACACCAGGCCTCCGCCATCGCCGGCCGCGCATTCGGCGCGCTGATGGGCGTGAAGGACGCGTTCATCTACCCCCTGAGCCCGCCGCCGATCCCCGAACTGGGCACCGGCTCCGGCTTCAACTTCCGCCTGCAGGACCGCGGCAGCCTCGGCCACGACGCGCTGCTGGCCGCCCGCAACCAGCTGCTCGGCATGGCCTCGAAGAGCCCCGTCCTGACGGGTGTCCGTCCGGACGGCCTCGAAGACGCGCCGCAGCTGCAGCTCGACATCGACCGCCAGAAGGCCAACGCGCTCGGCGTGCCGTTCGACTCGATCAACTCGGCCATCTCGACGGCGCTGGGCTCGATCTACGTGAACGACTTCCCGAACGCCGGACGCCTGCAGCGTGTCGTGGTGCAGGCCGACGCGCCCACCCGCATGCAGCCGGACGACCTGCTGCGCATCAACGCGGTCAACGCGAAGGGCCAGCCGGTGCCGCTGTCGGCGTTCGCCACCACCAAGTGGATCACGGGCCCGATGCAGACCATCCGCTACAACGGCTACCCCACGATGCGCATCACCGGTGAAGCCGCGAAGGGCTACAGCTCGGGCGACGCGATGACCGAGATGGAAAAGCTCGCCGCGCAGCTGCCCCCGGGCTTCGGCTTCGAGTGGACGGGCCTGTCGCGCGAGGAGAAGCTCTCGGGCTCCACCGCGGTCGTGCTGTTCGCGTTCTCGCTGATGGCCGTGTTCCTGTGCCTGGCCGCGCTGTACGAGAGCTGGTCCATCCCGCTCGCGGTGATCCTGGTGGTGCCGCTCGGCGTGCTGGGCGTGCTGCTCGGCGGCACCCTGTTCGGGATGTCGAACGACGTGTACTTCAAGGTGGGCCTGATCACCATCATCGGCCTGTCCGCGAAGAACGCGGTGCTGATCATCGAGTTCGCGAAGGACCTGCACGCGCAGGGCAAGGGCCTGATCGAGGCCACGCTCGAGGCGGCGCACCTGCGCTTCCGCCCGATCATCATGACCTCGCTCGCCTTCATGCTGGGCGTGCTGCCCCTGGCCATCGCCAGCGGCGCCGGTTCGGCCGGCCAGCGCGCCATCGGCACCGGCGTGCTCGGCGGCATGGTCACGGCCACGGTCCTCGCGGTGCTCTTCGTTCCCATCTTCTTCGTGGTGGTGCGCAGCATCTTCAAGGGCAGCGAACGCCAGCGGAAGAAGTACGCCCATGAAATCGACGATGGCAGCGCCCCGGCGCTGCCCCAAGGAGGCTCGCATGAGTAA
- a CDS encoding efflux RND transporter periplasmic adaptor subunit, whose amino-acid sequence MSALKNVLASPALHRAGLTATLASLVVLLAACGAKDGAPHGGGAPGGGMPPPEVGVVTIAEQAVALQTELPGRVEPLRVAQVRARVNGVVLKRLFKEGSEVKAGQALFQIDAAPYQASYESAQASLARAQANLTQAAAQAERYKPLLDANAISKQDYINAVAAQKQAEADVASGKAAIATARINLGYASVTSPIAGRIGRALVTEGALVSATEATQLAVVQQTNMVYVNFTQSTNEVLRLRKAMAAGQLRGAGDGSAAVRVVLDDGTELPRQGKLLFQDLTVDSTTGQITLRAEVPNPDGLLLPGQYVRVRLSQAELPAGIVIPQQAVTRGSQGDTVLVVGADGKPEKRTIKIGSAQGTNWLVQDGLKPGEKVIVEGFQKMMVPGAPVKPVPWAKGASAPAGAASAAAPAASAASAQ is encoded by the coding sequence ATGTCTGCGTTGAAAAACGTCTTGGCTTCTCCAGCCCTTCATCGCGCGGGCCTGACGGCCACCCTCGCGTCCCTCGTTGTCCTGCTCGCCGCGTGTGGCGCCAAGGACGGTGCTCCCCATGGGGGCGGCGCACCCGGCGGCGGCATGCCGCCGCCCGAAGTCGGTGTCGTGACCATCGCCGAACAGGCCGTCGCGCTGCAGACCGAACTGCCCGGCCGGGTCGAACCACTGCGTGTCGCGCAAGTGCGCGCTCGCGTCAACGGTGTCGTGCTGAAGCGCCTCTTCAAGGAAGGCAGCGAGGTCAAGGCCGGCCAGGCGCTGTTCCAGATCGACGCCGCGCCGTACCAGGCCTCGTACGAAAGCGCCCAGGCCTCGCTGGCCCGCGCCCAGGCCAACCTGACCCAGGCCGCCGCGCAGGCCGAGCGCTACAAGCCGCTGCTGGACGCCAACGCCATCAGCAAGCAGGACTACATCAACGCGGTGGCCGCGCAGAAGCAGGCCGAGGCCGACGTCGCCTCCGGCAAGGCCGCCATCGCCACGGCCCGCATCAACCTGGGCTACGCGTCGGTCACGTCTCCCATCGCCGGTCGCATCGGCCGCGCGCTGGTCACCGAAGGCGCGCTGGTCAGCGCCACCGAAGCCACCCAACTGGCCGTGGTGCAGCAGACCAACATGGTCTACGTGAACTTCACGCAGTCGACGAACGAGGTGCTGCGCCTGCGCAAGGCCATGGCCGCCGGCCAGCTGCGCGGCGCCGGCGACGGCTCCGCCGCCGTGCGCGTGGTGCTCGACGACGGCACCGAACTGCCGCGCCAGGGCAAGCTGCTGTTCCAGGACCTGACGGTCGACAGCACCACCGGCCAGATCACGCTGCGCGCCGAAGTGCCGAACCCGGACGGCCTGCTGCTGCCCGGCCAGTACGTGCGCGTGCGCCTGTCCCAGGCCGAGCTGCCCGCCGGCATCGTGATTCCCCAGCAGGCCGTCACCCGCGGCAGCCAGGGCGACACCGTGCTGGTGGTGGGCGCCGACGGCAAGCCCGAGAAGCGCACCATCAAGATCGGTTCGGCCCAGGGCACGAACTGGCTGGTGCAGGACGGCCTGAAGCCGGGCGAGAAGGTCATCGTCGAAGGCTTCCAGAAGATGATGGTGCCGGGCGCGCCGGTCAAGCCGGTGCCATGGGCCAAGGGTGCGAGCGCCCCGGCCGGTGCCGCCTCGGCGGCAGCCCCCGCCGCTTCGGCCGCGTCCGCGCAGTAA
- a CDS encoding TetR family transcriptional regulator yields the protein MVRRTKEEAQETRNRIIDAAERVFLERGVSRTSLNEIAAAAGVTRGAIYWHFQDKSDVFNAMMMRVTLPLEEAFRRIDDPLANPVLVLRDSFADAFARVVRDPQLRRVFEIAINKVEYVEETKAVRDRHISHRGEKLEQMERAMAIAATRGLVRGDVPASVAACGLHALISGLFQNWLLQPEAFDLNAVGLQAFDTFVAGLGFKPD from the coding sequence ATGGTCCGGAGAACCAAGGAAGAAGCCCAGGAAACCCGCAACCGCATCATCGATGCGGCCGAGCGGGTGTTCCTCGAACGCGGCGTATCGCGCACGTCGCTGAACGAGATCGCGGCCGCCGCGGGCGTGACCCGCGGGGCCATCTACTGGCACTTCCAGGACAAGTCCGACGTCTTCAACGCGATGATGATGCGGGTGACGCTGCCGCTCGAGGAGGCCTTCCGCCGCATCGACGACCCCCTCGCGAATCCGGTGCTGGTGCTGCGCGACAGCTTTGCCGATGCTTTCGCGCGCGTGGTGCGCGACCCCCAGCTCCGCCGCGTGTTCGAGATCGCGATCAACAAGGTGGAGTACGTCGAGGAGACGAAGGCGGTACGCGACCGCCACATCAGCCATCGGGGCGAAAAGCTCGAGCAGATGGAGCGGGCGATGGCGATCGCCGCCACCCGGGGCCTCGTGCGGGGCGACGTGCCGGCATCGGTGGCGGCCTGCGGTCTTCATGCGTTGATCAGCGGCCTGTTCCAGAACTGGCTGCTCCAGCCCGAGGCCTTCGACCTGAACGCGGTGGGCCTGCAGGCGTTCGACACCTTCGTGGCCGGCCTCGGGTTCAAGCCGGACTGA
- the egtD gene encoding L-histidine N(alpha)-methyltransferase, whose protein sequence is MSATMPLTALNVPERRSGPPSDFERELVAALSARPRSISPKFFYDTAGSRLFDRICDLPEYYPTRTEFGLLADHGPDMASHFADGADLVEFGAGSLTKVRLLLDAWERPGRFIPVDISAEHLHQSAAPLRAEYPGLEVLPIAADFTRPLSLPAAERRVGFFPGSSIGNLGPVAAVRFLRQAAQCLPGGGLLVGVDLVKDPATLHRAYNDAAGVTAAFNRNLLVRANRELGADFDVAAFDHYAFYDPLQQRVEMHLVSRRAQTVTVADQCFEFAEGESLHTENSHKYTVEGFRQMARRAGFTPGPVWVDDARLFSVHWLATGA, encoded by the coding sequence ATGAGTGCCACGATGCCCCTGACCGCATTGAACGTCCCCGAACGACGCAGCGGTCCGCCGAGCGACTTCGAGCGCGAACTCGTCGCCGCGCTGTCGGCGCGGCCCCGCTCGATCTCGCCGAAGTTCTTCTACGACACGGCCGGCTCGCGCCTCTTCGACCGCATCTGCGACCTGCCCGAGTACTACCCGACGCGCACCGAGTTCGGCCTGCTGGCCGACCACGGTCCCGACATGGCCAGCCACTTCGCCGACGGGGCCGACCTCGTCGAGTTCGGCGCGGGCTCGCTCACGAAGGTGAGGCTGCTGCTGGATGCCTGGGAGCGTCCGGGCCGGTTCATTCCTGTGGACATCTCCGCCGAACACCTGCACCAGTCGGCCGCGCCGCTGCGCGCCGAGTACCCCGGCCTGGAGGTGTTGCCCATCGCGGCCGATTTCACGCGGCCGCTGTCGCTGCCCGCTGCCGAGCGGCGCGTGGGCTTCTTCCCCGGTTCGTCCATCGGCAACCTCGGGCCGGTCGCGGCCGTGCGCTTCCTGCGCCAGGCCGCGCAATGCCTGCCGGGCGGCGGGCTGCTGGTGGGGGTCGACCTCGTCAAGGACCCGGCCACGCTGCACCGCGCCTACAACGATGCCGCCGGAGTCACGGCCGCGTTCAACCGCAACCTGCTCGTGCGCGCGAACCGCGAGCTGGGTGCCGACTTCGACGTCGCGGCCTTCGACCACTACGCCTTCTACGACCCGCTGCAGCAGCGCGTGGAGATGCACCTCGTGAGCCGGCGCGCGCAGACCGTCACGGTGGCCGACCAGTGCTTCGAGTTCGCGGAAGGGGAAAGCCTGCACACCGAGAACTCGCACAAGTACACGGTGGAGGGCTTCCGCCAGATGGCGCGCCGCGCGGGCTTCACGCCCGGGCCGGTGTGGGTGGACGACGCACGCCTCTTCAGCGTGCACTGGCTCGCCACCGGCGCCTGA
- the egtB gene encoding ergothioneine biosynthesis protein EgtB: MPFTASAPVPRTGTRSPLALGFDAVRAHSLALAEPLSAEDQCVQSMPDASPIKWHLAHTTWFFETLVLTPFLPGYRPFDERFAFLFNSYYEALGPRHPRPARGLLTRPSADEVRAYRDAVDTAMRRLLDSADTDTLARAEPTITLGLHHEQQHQELMLTDVLHLLSQNPLRPAYRAEAPMPAVPSAMDWRTFDGGTVTIGHRGPGFAFDNEGPPHAVLLRPFRLADRPVSNGEYLEFVRAGGYRDPQWWLSDGWAQVQAQGWEAPLHWADGNTGAPTAFTLHGQVPLDLAAPATHLSLYEAAAYAAWAGARLPTEFEWETAAAAGLRATGQVWEWTRSAYDPYPGFKPFDGAAAEYNGKFMMGQVVLRGGSIATPPGHIRPTYRNFFPPSARWQFSGLRLAHDA; the protein is encoded by the coding sequence TTGCCGTTCACAGCTTCCGCCCCGGTGCCCCGCACCGGCACGCGCTCGCCGCTGGCCCTCGGGTTCGACGCGGTGCGCGCGCATTCGCTGGCGCTCGCCGAGCCGCTGTCGGCCGAGGACCAGTGCGTGCAGTCGATGCCCGATGCGAGCCCCATCAAGTGGCACCTCGCGCACACCACGTGGTTCTTCGAGACGCTGGTGCTCACGCCTTTCCTTCCCGGGTACCGGCCCTTCGACGAACGGTTCGCCTTCCTCTTCAATTCGTACTACGAGGCCCTCGGCCCGCGCCACCCGCGCCCGGCCCGCGGGCTGCTGACCCGCCCGTCGGCCGACGAGGTGCGCGCGTACCGCGACGCGGTCGACACCGCGATGCGCAGGCTGCTCGACTCGGCGGACACCGACACGCTCGCCCGCGCCGAACCCACGATCACCCTCGGCCTTCACCACGAGCAGCAGCACCAGGAGCTGATGCTCACCGACGTGCTGCACCTGCTGTCGCAGAACCCGCTGCGTCCCGCGTACCGGGCCGAGGCACCCATGCCTGCCGTGCCTTCGGCGATGGACTGGCGCACGTTCGACGGCGGCACCGTCACCATCGGCCACCGCGGCCCCGGTTTCGCGTTCGACAACGAAGGCCCGCCGCACGCGGTGCTGCTGCGGCCGTTCCGCCTGGCCGACCGGCCGGTCTCCAACGGCGAGTACCTCGAGTTCGTGCGCGCCGGCGGCTACCGCGACCCGCAGTGGTGGCTCAGCGACGGCTGGGCCCAGGTGCAGGCCCAGGGCTGGGAGGCGCCGCTGCACTGGGCCGACGGAAACACCGGCGCGCCCACCGCGTTCACGCTGCACGGCCAGGTGCCGCTCGACCTCGCCGCCCCCGCCACACACCTGAGCCTGTACGAAGCGGCCGCCTACGCGGCCTGGGCCGGCGCGCGCCTGCCCACCGAGTTCGAATGGGAGACCGCGGCGGCGGCCGGCCTGCGGGCCACGGGCCAGGTGTGGGAATGGACCCGGTCGGCCTACGACCCCTACCCCGGATTCAAGCCCTTCGATGGCGCGGCCGCCGAGTACAACGGCAAGTTCATGATGGGCCAGGTGGTCCTGCGCGGCGGCAGCATCGCCACGCCACCCGGCCACATCCGTCCCACGTACCGCAACTTCTTCCCTCCCTCGGCCCGCTGGCAGTTCTCGGGACTGCGGCTTGCCCATGACGCCTGA
- the serA gene encoding phosphoglycerate dehydrogenase, which yields MTPRLSVPKEKLKFVLLEGIHPSAVEALKQDGYSNIVTSPKALAGDELRETLADAHFLGIRSRTFLTAEVFAAAPKLTAVGCFCIGTNQVDLDAAMHRGIPVFNAPFSNTRSVAELVLAELILLMRGIPEKNAILHRNGWVKSAANSYEVRGKTLGIVGYGHIGTQIGVLAEHLGMSVVFHDIEAKLPLGNARQAPNLDALLQQADVVSLHVPETPQTQDMIGAAQIARMKPGSHLINASRGTVVDIDALTAALESKHLHGAAIDVFPVEPTGNDAVFTSPLTRFDNVILTPHIGGSTAEAQANIGKEVAAKLIRYSNNGSTTSAVNFPDVALPEHAGRSRLLHIHRNVPGVMARVNERLSSAGINIAAQYLRTNDDVGYVVIDVEDATRSAALDALCQVPDTIRCRVLY from the coding sequence ATGACCCCGCGCCTGTCCGTTCCGAAAGAGAAGCTCAAGTTCGTCCTGCTCGAGGGCATCCACCCCTCGGCCGTCGAGGCGCTGAAGCAGGACGGCTACTCCAACATCGTGACCTCGCCGAAGGCGCTGGCCGGCGACGAACTGCGCGAGACCCTGGCCGACGCCCATTTCCTCGGCATCCGCTCGCGCACCTTCCTGACCGCCGAGGTGTTCGCCGCCGCGCCGAAGCTCACGGCGGTGGGCTGCTTCTGCATCGGCACCAACCAGGTCGACCTCGACGCGGCGATGCACCGCGGCATCCCGGTCTTCAACGCGCCGTTCTCGAACACGCGCAGCGTGGCCGAACTCGTGCTCGCCGAGCTGATCCTGCTGATGCGCGGCATCCCCGAGAAGAACGCGATCCTGCACCGCAACGGCTGGGTCAAGAGCGCGGCCAACTCGTACGAGGTGCGGGGCAAGACCCTCGGCATCGTCGGCTACGGCCACATCGGCACGCAGATCGGCGTGCTGGCCGAACACCTCGGCATGTCGGTGGTGTTCCACGACATCGAGGCGAAACTGCCGCTCGGCAACGCGCGCCAGGCGCCGAACCTCGATGCGCTGCTGCAGCAGGCCGACGTCGTGAGCCTGCACGTGCCCGAGACCCCGCAGACGCAGGACATGATCGGCGCCGCGCAGATCGCCCGCATGAAGCCGGGCTCGCACCTGATCAATGCCTCGCGCGGCACCGTGGTCGACATCGACGCGCTCACCGCCGCCCTGGAATCGAAGCACCTGCACGGCGCCGCCATCGACGTGTTCCCGGTCGAGCCCACCGGCAACGACGCGGTCTTCACGTCGCCGCTCACGCGTTTCGACAACGTGATCCTCACGCCGCACATCGGCGGCTCCACCGCCGAGGCGCAGGCCAACATCGGCAAGGAAGTGGCGGCCAAGCTGATCCGCTACAGCAACAACGGCTCCACCACATCGGCCGTGAACTTCCCCGATGTCGCACTGCCCGAACATGCGGGACGCAGCCGGCTGCTGCACATCCACCGCAACGTGCCGGGCGTGATGGCGCGCGTGAACGAGCGCCTGTCGAGCGCCGGCATCAACATCGCGGCGCAGTACCTGCGCACGAACGACGACGTCGGCTACGTGGTGATCGACGTGGAGGACGCGACCCGCTCGGCCGCGCTCGATGCGCTGTGCCAGGTGCCCGACACGATCCGTTGCCGGGTGCTCTACTGA
- a CDS encoding LLM class flavin-dependent oxidoreductase has protein sequence MKIPLSVLDLVPVGAGGSAAASVRRAVDLAQLAERLGYVRLWFAEHHGMPAVASAAPEVLIAHVAAHTSRLRLGSGGVMLPNHAPLRVAEAFRTLSALHPGRIDLGLGRAPGSDVQATRALRAFDGEQFPALLTELLTWSGERSLPEGHPMAALRAMPDDAPLPPIWMLGSSGASATMAGELGMGYSFASHFSPTPAAPAFDTYRDAFVPSPQFTEPHAILGIAMVCAPTAEEADYLASSMDLAWLRIRQGQFHPLPTPEEALAYPYTESERRIVATYRQLAVVGDPAFVAEEVTRRARHCEASEVMLVSNVPDPVARLRGYELLAGAMA, from the coding sequence ATGAAGATTCCCCTGTCCGTCCTCGACCTCGTGCCCGTCGGCGCCGGTGGCAGTGCCGCCGCGTCGGTGCGCCGCGCCGTCGACCTCGCCCAGCTCGCCGAACGCCTCGGCTATGTCCGCCTCTGGTTCGCCGAACACCACGGCATGCCCGCGGTGGCCAGTGCCGCGCCCGAGGTGCTGATCGCCCACGTGGCGGCCCACACGTCCAGGCTGCGGCTGGGTTCCGGCGGCGTGATGCTGCCCAACCACGCACCGCTGCGCGTGGCCGAGGCCTTCCGCACGCTGTCGGCCCTGCACCCGGGCCGCATCGACCTGGGCCTGGGCCGCGCGCCGGGCTCCGACGTGCAGGCCACCCGGGCGCTGCGCGCGTTCGACGGCGAGCAGTTCCCCGCGCTGCTGACCGAACTGCTGACGTGGTCGGGCGAACGGTCGCTGCCCGAAGGCCACCCGATGGCCGCGCTGCGCGCGATGCCCGACGATGCCCCGCTGCCGCCCATCTGGATGCTGGGCTCGAGCGGCGCCAGCGCGACGATGGCCGGCGAACTGGGCATGGGCTACTCGTTCGCGAGCCATTTCAGCCCCACGCCCGCGGCGCCCGCCTTCGACACCTACCGCGACGCCTTCGTGCCGTCGCCGCAGTTCACCGAGCCGCACGCCATCCTCGGCATCGCGATGGTGTGTGCGCCCACGGCCGAGGAGGCCGACTACCTCGCGTCGAGCATGGACCTCGCCTGGCTGCGCATCCGCCAGGGCCAGTTCCACCCGCTGCCCACGCCGGAGGAAGCGCTCGCCTACCCGTACACCGAGTCGGAGCGGCGCATCGTCGCCACCTACCGGCAGCTGGCCGTGGTGGGCGACCCCGCGTTCGTGGCCGAGGAGGTCACCCGCCGCGCGCGCCACTGCGAGGCGTCGGAGGTGATGCTGGTGTCGAACGTGCCGGACCCCGTGGCCCGGCTGCGCGGGTACGAACTGCTGGCCGGGGCGATGGCGTAG